The window TCTATTTCAAAATATTTCCCTACCCGTATATCTTTAATCCTCTTTTCTCCTCTTCTCTCTATTACTTTTCTTATCGCTTTTCCCTGCGGATCCAATATTCCCTGTTTTAGTTTTACCACCACTACGAAACGCACCTTATTTTCTCCAAAACCTTTTCATATCCTTCTATCAAATCACCTAAGTCAAACCTAAACCTATCTTTATCCAACACCTCGCCTGTTTTCATATCCCACAATCTTGCTCCATCCGGTGTAATCTCATCCGCAAGTATGAGTTTCCCTTCTTCATCTCTGCCGAATTCAATTTTAAAATCTACCAGCAAAATATCTGCTTGTTCAAACTTCTTTCTTAGCAAATCGTTAACATAAAAAGCAATTTTCTTCATCTCCTCAATTGTTTCTTTGTCCGCTATATCAAACACCCGAATATGATATTCATTGAGCATAGGATCATTCAGCTCATCACTCTTGTAGTAAAACTCAATGATAGGGAATTTTAATTTTTCACCCTTTTTTAACCCCGTTCGCTTAGCCAGAGAACCTGCAATAATATTTCTCACCACAACTTCCAACGGTATAATCTTTACTTTTCTCACCAAAACTTCATCCTGCGATATCTCTCTTACAAAATGCGTGTCAATGCCTGCTTTTTTTAACCAGTCAAAAGCAATGGTAGTTGCCTCCTTATTTAGTCGCCCTTTCCCTTTTATTATGGCAAACTTCTTCCCGTTGAATGCCGTAGCATCATCCTTGAAGTGCATAATCAGCAACCCGGGATCTTCTGTCTCATAAAGAATTTTTGCTTTCCCTTCATATATCGATTTCATAGTACTCCTATAAATTTTTGATGTGAGAAATAAAGCTTTCTTTGTCCTCTCTACCCACATCTACAAGCCATTCAAACATTTCCTTGTCCTTTTTTGTGGTAGTAGCTTTCTCAAAAAATTCCGTATTTATTATTATTCCAGCTGCCAGAAGAAAAGCAATTTTTCTCTCCGGCTTCACATTATGCCTCATATATTCATCCGCTACGATAGCCGATGTACTACCCCAGGGCTCTGTCCTTATTCGGGCCACTTCTTTTAATCTTATATCGCCAAATCGATGATGATCAATAATTTCCTCAATAACACAGCTGAATATACCCTCCGGTGCATTAAGCGTATCCGAATGATCAATTAAGATAACTCTTTTTGCAACATATTTAGCAAGATCTGTGCGTGTTATCACCCCCAAAACCTTCCCCGTTTTTTCATCAATCACAGGTAGGGCACGATTGGGAGATGTAAGCATTCTTTCCCTTATATCATCTACTTTTTCTCCCTGTCTCGCCGTATCCTCACCCTTATTGGCAATCACATAAACAGGCGCACTCCATTCAATCAAACCAACCGTGGTGCAAGCACCATAGGGAGAATAAATAACAGAAACTTCATTTTTTTTCGCAAGTTCAAGCAGCTCTTCACTCAACTCATAACCGTCAAATATCACTAAACATCTCACCTTTTTTTTAATAGCCACCCTTTGTACATCTTCCCTGTCTCCTATCACAGCTACCACTTCTCTCGCATCGAAAGTATCTATAGCAGAACAAAACCTTTCCGCACTAGTAGCAACCACCGTAATGTTAGCTATAAATTCTTCATCTCCGTCCACACTATTTACTACATCACCAGATACAGATCTCGACATCAACTCAATACTCGTTTTCACTCTCCGAAATACATCAGGGACAACGGTAGATATGCTCTTCTTAGCAATATCAATAAAGCCCACCAATCCAAAAAACTTGTCCTCATTATCTACCACCGGAACAACACGAATATCTTCCTTAACCATGATCTTAAACACCTCTACGACGGGAGCACCTAAAGGGGCTACAATCACTCTTTTTGTCATAATATCTGAAACATGAAGATTCAGGTCTTCCATAAGTGGAGGATATTTTATCAGTAGAAAATCTAAAATCTTCATTGTTCTCACTTCTAACAATCCTGCCGTGACTGGGACATACTTGTCTTCCCGCGTAATCTTCTTCTTTAGATAAGCATAACCGATAACAGATGCAATTCCATCTGTATCAGGATTCCTTCGTCCAATAACAAAAACTTTATCTGTCATTTTTTCTCCTTTGCCTCTTCCCAGGAAGCAAATAAGGCATCTTCTTTCCCTTTTCTCATCTCACACATACTACACAGCTCCTTTTCATCCACAGAATAAAAAACAGTGCCGCAATGCGTACACACCTGCCTTCTTAGCTCTTTTAATTTTACCACATCCTTGTTTAACAATACCATATTAGCTTTCTTCTCACAAATAGCCTTTCTCATACAAACATCTATACAATTTCTACAACCTACACATAGGGAAGGAGAAAAACATATTATACCTTTTCTATCGTCTTTTTCTATAGTGATAGCCTTTGTAGGACAGACAAAAACACATGCACCACACAGATTGCAATCATCACTTATAGATATATTTAATAGAAAATCTGTTTCTCTTTCAGATAAAGGTTCTTGAATTAAATCCATAAAGAATAATCTTCGAGGTTTTTCTGCCCGCATGTCCCTTATGGGCTTAGCAAACATCTTAAAAAACTCCCGGCGTGGAGACTCCTCCTCTTTTATTTCCTCTTCGGCTACCTCTTGTTTAATAATAGGTATTTGTTTAATTCCAGAAGAGAAAAGAATATCCTCTAAAAATTTCATATTTCTTTCAAAAGCAAACAAACTCTTTTCATATCCACAACCGTTACATTCACCTTTAGCTATCTCTACCTTAAGCCCTGTTTTAATAAGTTTAAATAAAACATTTTCCGTTAATCTGCTAATACAAGATAAAACCACATTATATGAATCTTCGTCCGCTTTTGCCTTGCTGCACAAAAAACGCACTTTTTTTCTTTCTGCCTCTTTCAATATTTTATTTAAAACAATCTCATCAAAATTATCCCCCAATTTTATTGCCCCTGCTTTGCAGGCAGAATAACATATACCACATCCATTACAATCTTTGGTTATCTTATATTCTCTTGTAGAAAACGATATAGCCCCTTGCGGGCATGATCTTATACAATCATCACATCTGCTGCGTGCAAAAAGCAATCTCGCACAATGATTTTCATTAATTCTCACATCCCCACAAGAGGAAGCATCAAAAACCTGCATACCAAATTATATCAAATATATCTTGTTTTCTCAAGTAGTTGCAATATAATGACCCCATGATTTATCTCTCCATAGTATGGCATATGCATCAGCCATACTACAAAAATGATAGAGAACATACATATTTTATGCCATGGGTGAGATTACATGCCGTAAAAGACTATTACGATATGTTGATGATTGCCAGAGAAGAAAAAGCGAAGGTATCATTCAATCTCACGCCTGTCTTATTAGAACAAATAGAAGACTATACACAGAACAGTGCAAAAGAGATCCAAAACGAAATAGTATTGAAAGACACATCAATCTTAAATGAAGAAGAAAAAACCTATATTATCTCTAACTTTTTCCATGCCAACCATCAAGCAATTTCCGAATCCTTCCGTTATAGCCAGCTGTACAAAAAAAGACAATTGCTTAAGGGCTCCGAAGGTATGACTTCCTCTTCCGGATTTACAACACAGGACATAAGAGATATCCAGATATTGTTCAACCTG of the Deltaproteobacteria bacterium genome contains:
- the purS gene encoding phosphoribosylformylglycinamidine synthase subunit PurS — encoded protein: MRFVVVVKLKQGILDPQGKAIRKVIERRGEKRIKDIRVGKYFEIEMEGSNRKETQKTVEEISKDILSNPIIETVDII
- a CDS encoding phosphoribosylaminoimidazolesuccinocarboxamide synthase; translated protein: MKSIYEGKAKILYETEDPGLLIMHFKDDATAFNGKKFAIIKGKGRLNKEATTIAFDWLKKAGIDTHFVREISQDEVLVRKVKIIPLEVVVRNIIAGSLAKRTGLKKGEKLKFPIIEFYYKSDELNDPMLNEYHIRVFDIADKETIEEMKKIAFYVNDLLRKKFEQADILLVDFKIEFGRDEEGKLILADEITPDGARLWDMKTGEVLDKDRFRFDLGDLIEGYEKVLEKIRCVS
- a CDS encoding DHH family phosphoesterase — translated: MTDKVFVIGRRNPDTDGIASVIGYAYLKKKITREDKYVPVTAGLLEVRTMKILDFLLIKYPPLMEDLNLHVSDIMTKRVIVAPLGAPVVEVFKIMVKEDIRVVPVVDNEDKFFGLVGFIDIAKKSISTVVPDVFRRVKTSIELMSRSVSGDVVNSVDGDEEFIANITVVATSAERFCSAIDTFDAREVVAVIGDREDVQRVAIKKKVRCLVIFDGYELSEELLELAKKNEVSVIYSPYGACTTVGLIEWSAPVYVIANKGEDTARQGEKVDDIRERMLTSPNRALPVIDEKTGKVLGVITRTDLAKYVAKRVILIDHSDTLNAPEGIFSCVIEEIIDHHRFGDIRLKEVARIRTEPWGSTSAIVADEYMRHNVKPERKIAFLLAAGIIINTEFFEKATTTKKDKEMFEWLVDVGREDKESFISHIKNL
- a CDS encoding 4Fe-4S binding protein — encoded protein: MQVFDASSCGDVRINENHCARLLFARSRCDDCIRSCPQGAISFSTREYKITKDCNGCGICYSACKAGAIKLGDNFDEIVLNKILKEAERKKVRFLCSKAKADEDSYNVVLSCISRLTENVLFKLIKTGLKVEIAKGECNGCGYEKSLFAFERNMKFLEDILFSSGIKQIPIIKQEVAEEEIKEEESPRREFFKMFAKPIRDMRAEKPRRLFFMDLIQEPLSERETDFLLNISISDDCNLCGACVFVCPTKAITIEKDDRKGIICFSPSLCVGCRNCIDVCMRKAICEKKANMVLLNKDVVKLKELRRQVCTHCGTVFYSVDEKELCSMCEMRKGKEDALFASWEEAKEKK